The following are encoded together in the Vidua macroura isolate BioBank_ID:100142 chromosome 6, ASM2450914v1, whole genome shotgun sequence genome:
- the CD6 gene encoding T-cell differentiation antigen CD6 has protein sequence MQRLCLLLAALAAVAPAQETTGPPNTPTRNTSVTPGPRALRLAGGRSRCEGRVELEQEGTWGTVCDDGWDIPDADVVCRQLQCGRAVRAHGNAAFGRGHGPIFRDEVGCEGHEQDLWECPAALEHDCSHKEDAGVVCSEHQEWRLSGGRDGCAGRVEVFFRGIWSTVCNSTWYDMEATVLCRTLGCGDMLQRPAFRHTLPGKMTYLCGSLQPSLAQCLWIFNKSAPCYQSWAAGVICNGSQGLETPTPAAEVTPRNVTVLHAEEGTPTLGTPPVDSPLFVLCLVLAALLLLSVLAFSTALLRLRKRSAMSSLGIPMPVLVTHSSQSPNDYRETPTSLPKGSDRLVTAISKDSDSDSEYYEFSSKPPVALSTFYNSLRWHPREDLLPLRPSQDRMEPLPEDGMTQEGPAPPLRSSSSSSSSSSTEPYWNGSIPPPAHGTPWYPAATSHGYGTVPLAAPAPVPSQPWVPAAPADPDPDGSSSTSSGEWYENVQETEPPGDPSSHPGWSDPSCPSGEHGENPDFSEGSDYDDIQDSAY, from the exons ATGCAAAGGCTCTGCCTGCTCTTGGCGGCTCTTGCTGCCGTGGCACCTGCACAAG AAACGACGGGACCTCCCAATACTCCAACTAGGAACACCTCGGTGACACCGG GTCCCAGAGCGCTCCGGCTGGCGGGTGGCCGGAGCCGCTGCGAGGGCCgggtggagctggagcaggaggggacatgggggacgGTGTGTGACGACGGTTGGGACATTCCCGACGCCGACGTCGTGTGCCGCCAACTCCAGTGCGGCCGCGCCGTGAGAGCCCACGGCAACGCTGCCTTCGGCCGCGGACATGGCCCCATCTTCCGGGATGAGGTGGGATGCGAGGGACACGAGCAGGACCTCTGGGAATGTCCGGCCGCGCTGGAGCACGACTGCAGCCACAAGGAGGACGCCGGCGTGGTTTGctcag AACACCAGGAGTGGCGGCTCTCCGGAGGCCGGGACGGATGTGCCGGCAGGGTGGAGGTGTTTTTCCGTGGCATTTGGAGCACGGTGTGTAACAGCACCTGGTACGATATGGAGGCCACGGTGCTGTGCCGGACGCTGGGATGCGGGGATATGCTCCAGCGGCCTGCCTTCAGACACACGCTTCCCGGGAAGATGACGTACCTGTGTGGGAGCCTGCAGCCCTCGCTGGCACAGTGCCTCTGGATCTTCAATAAATCCGCTCCCTGCTACCAATCCTGGGCTGCCGGGGTCATCTGCAACG GCTCCCAGGGTTTGGAGACACCAACGCCCGCGGCTGAGGTGACGCCCAGGAATGTCACTGTCCTGCACG CCGAGGAGGGGACCCCAACCTTGGGGACACCACCAGTGGACAGTCCCCTCTTTGTCCTGTGCCTGGTGCTGGCCgcgctgctcctgctctccgTGCTGGCCTTTTCCACTGCCCTGCTGAGGCTGAGGAAGAGAAGCG CCATGTCCTCCTTGGGAATACCCATGCCAGTCCTGGTgacccacagctcccagagccccAACGACTACAGGGAGACTCCCACCAGCCTTCCCAAAGGATCAG ACCGTCTGGTCACAGCCATTTCCAAGGATTCTGATTCCGACTCAGAATATTATGAGTTCAGCAGCAAGCCTCCCGTCGCCCTGTCCACCTTCTACA ACTCCCTGCGCTGGCATCCCAGGGAGGATCTTCTCCCTCTGAGGCCCAGCCAGGACAGGATGGAGCCACTCCCTGAGGATGGTATGACACAAGAGGG GCCGGCCCCCCCACTccgcagctcctccagctcatcctcatcctcatccacGGAGCCCTATTGGAATGGCAGCATTCCcccccctgcccatggcacccCGTGGTACCCGGCAGCCACCAGCCATGGCTACGGCACAG TTCCCCTGGCAGCGCCcgccccagtgccctcccagccctgggtacctgcagctccagcagatcCCGATCCCGacggcagctccagcacctcctcGGGGGAGTGGTACGAGAACGTGCAGGAGACGGAGCCCCCTGGAGATCCCTCCTCACATCCAG GCTGGTCAGATCCATCCTGTCCCTCGGGAGAACACGGGGAGAATCCCGACTTTTCCGAGGGCAGCGACTACGATGACATCCAGGACTCTGCCTACTGA
- the CD5 gene encoding T-cell surface glycoprotein CD5 gives MATRLPILCLLLGMWAIPDHGGTTWIPGKPTLRLTRGGCRCTGILEVNWENQWRMICWESVSVDDLDWVCQQLECGPLTSEPLELIIPGGKGPLRQPTKCRYPLGCHWELENCTEHAIVACREPVKTTPKPPPAPPATTPEPTGPPRLRLVDGNFSCSGFLELHKQGLWGAVASIPHSWTHLVTPICRELRCGTAGSSHGEPDPGIHLPVRWEAVDSCGSRSLLDCFNRTSSRGKTPVFITCSDSQPRALRRLAAGPTPCEGDIQVFHAGQWWDLCDSGATQRDKRGQQICRELGCGNLTSSTEIREPPSTGATCGLEPLHLCQPKLGNIRSCSRTRVVCQDSKPLPTGTSAGTVVSICLALLLFLIFFLICGPPAYRKLMKRISKKKQRQWIGPTGLNQTVSFHRSSTAPRPRVQGGENDYAQPPKKNSQLSAYPALEAACQRSNPPDNSSDSDYDLHSARRL, from the exons ATGGCAACCCGGCTGCCCATCCTGTGCCTCCTGCTGGGAATGTGGG CCATCCCCGACCATGGAGGAACcacctggatccctggaa AACCCACCCTGAGACTCACCAGAGGCGGCTGCCGCTGCACTGGGATACTGGAGGTGAACTGGGAAAACCAATGGAGAATGATTTGCTGGGAGAGTGTGAGCGTGGATGACCTAGACTGGgtctgccagcagctggagtgCGGCCCCCTGACCTCTGAGCCCTTGGAGCTCATCATTCCTGGTGGGAAAGGGCCACTGAGGCAGCCCACGAAGTGCAGGTACCCACTGGGATGCCACTGGGAGCTGGAAAACTGCACGGAGCACGCCATTGTTGCTTGTAGAG AGCCAGTGAAAACCACTCCCAAGCCCCCACCAGCACCCCCGGCCACCACCCCGGAGCCCACGG GACCCCCCAGGCTGCGGCTGGTGGACGGGAATTTCAGCTGCTCCGGCTTCCTGGAGCTGCACaagcaggggctgtggggggccGTGGCGAGCATCCCACACAGCTGGACACATCTGGTCACCCCCATCTGCCGGGAATTGcgctgtggcactgctgggagcagccacggCGAGCCGGATCCAGGGATCCACCTGCCGGTGCGGTGGGAGGCGGTGGATTCCTGCGGGAGCCGCTCCCTGCTGGACTGCTTCAACAGGACCAGCTCCCGGGGGAAAACGCCCGTCTTCatcacctgctcag ATTCCCAGCCGCGGGCCCTGCGGAGGCTGGCAGCTGGCCCCACTCCATGCGAAGGGGACATCCAGGTATTCCATGCAGGACAGTGGTGGGATCTGTGTGACTCTGGAGCAACGCAGCGAGACAAGCGTGGCCAGCAGATCTGCCGGGAGCTGGGCTGCGGGAATCTCACTTCCAGCACGGAAATCCGGGAGCCTCCCTCGACGGGAGCCACCTGTGGGCTTGAGCCCCTGCACCTCTGCCAGCCCAAACTTGGGAATATCCGGAGCTGCTCCCGGACCAGAGTTGTGT GCCAGGACTCAAAGCCGCTTCCCACTGGAACCTCTGCTGGAACCGTCGTGAGCatctgcctggccctgctgcttttcctcatctttttccTGATCTGTGGCCCTCCTGCCTATCGGAAGCTGATGAAGAGAA TCTCCAAGAAGAAGCAGCGCCAGTGGATCGGCCCCACGGGACTCAACCAGACGG tgTCTTTCCACCGCTCCAGCACCGCTCCGAGGCCCCGGGTACAGGGAGGGGAGAATGATTACGCTCAGCCCCCCAAAAAGaactcccagctctctgcttaCCCAG CTCTGGAAGCAGCGTGCCAGCGTTCCAACCCTCCAGATAACTCCTCGGACAGCGACTACGACCTGCACTCCGCCCGCAGGTTGTGA